From the genome of Sulfurimonas hongkongensis:
AGCACGGAATGACGGCGAGGGATGTCATCCTGAACTCCTCCACCGTCATCCTGAACTCCTCCACCGTCATCCTGAACTCTAAAGAAACATTTTTGCATAGCAAAAAGCGATTCTCTTGTTTTGATTCAGGATCTCTTTTGATAATTCTCCAAAGCACTCATCTCTTTAAAAAAATTCTCACACTATGTAGTAGTGAGATAATAAAAAAGACTATATTCATATTTTTTAGTATTATCTTATTTCTACTAAAGAGTTTTTCCCAACTTCTATCCTGATTGCTCTCATATGAAAACCCAGCTTTTGCAAAATAAACTAGATGCTCTGAATATACAGGTTGTAAGTTTCTTGTACACATTTTAGTCATTTGCTCAAAGTCTGCAACTATAGGATAGCTTATATCAAAGGGTATGAGTTCATCTCTTTTATAAAATATGCTTTGATGACAAGGTGTGTTATGAGTTAAGTAGATTTTAGTAAAAGGGTCTCTTTTTATTTTTTGTTGCTCCTCATTATAGTAGTAGCAGCTATTTGTAGTATCGAGGCTATTTAAAGAGTGTAAATCTAAAAAAATCAACCTATCCCCAGCATTTATAAAGTTTATCCACTCTCCACTAGCTCGCTCTATCCCCTTGTTCATAGCATCATAAATCCCGCTATCTTTTTTGCTAACCCAATAATCTATAGCATCTTCATACTTCTTGATAATCTTCAAAGTACCATCAGTTGAGCCACCATCTATGATGATGTACTCTACATGCTCATAAGTCTGGTTTATAATGCTCAAGATAGTCTCTTCTAAGTGCTCTTCGCCATTGTAAACAACAGTGATTATGCTTACTAAAGGTCTCTTTAAAATGTTCATCTCAAAATCTCTTTGTAAAGCTTAATATACTTCCCAGCCACAACAACACTGTCAAACTCTCTTAGCACTTTTTCTCTTGCATCTGTACAAAGTTTATCGTAGTTTGAGGTATTTAACACCCACTCAATGCCGCAAGCCAAGTCTTCACTCTCAAAAGGTTTGGCTAGATAGCCATTTTGTTTATGATCAACTATATCTAAAAGTCCACTATGCCCAAACGCCACAACAGGAGTTTTGCATGCCATAGCTTCACTCGCAGTTTGTCCAAAAGCCTCTTGCAAACTAGGTACTACCATCACATCAACAGCACTATATAGAGTTACTAAACTCACATCATCATGAAGATGCCCTAAATAATGAGTCTTAAATCCAAAATCAGGTGCACTTTTAGGTTTGCTACTTCCAAATATTACAAACTCTATATCTCTGTCTTTTAACATTTTTAAAGCATCCTTTAGTTCTTTAAAGCCTTTGTTTATATCGTTTGTAGCACTATTTGCTCCAAAAAGTACTAGCTTTTTATCTTGTGGTAGATTCCAAAGTTCTCTTGCCTTTTCTTTGTTAAAGGGCTTAAATGTTTTTGTGTCTATAGGGTTTGGTAAGTCTACATGTTTTTTCTCTTTTAAAAGTGTACTGCTTTTTGAGCAGTCATTTAGCCATCTACTCAAACCCACTATTGTCATATCTTTTTTTAAACCAAAAGCTTTTTGTTTTTTCTTAAAGACTCTTTTGCTTAAATCATTTTCTTTATTGCTTCGAAGTCTAGGACATGCTCCACACTCATCTTTATACTTTTGACACTCCCACATGATATGACATCCACCAGTAAAAGCCCAATTGTCATGAAGAGACCAAACTATAGGTGCTTTTATACGAGCTAAATCTTGCACTCTTATCATCCCGCCACATATCCAGTGCAGATGGACAATATCTGGATTTATCTCATTTATCTTATCTACAATATTGCTAAATCCAAACCATGATGGGCTAAAGAGTGCTTTACTTCTTTCTTTATAAAATCGCACAGCAAGACTATCTATAAGAGGTCTTAGTCTGTTGAAATATTTTGTGATTTTTCTCTGCTGGGCTATAACTCTATAGTCATCACTACTTTTGTTAAGTACAAGCATCTGAGTGTCTACATCTTGAGCTAGCAAAGCGGTATGGAGTCTATAAGCGGCCCTTGCTGCCCCGCCTTGTGTGTCTGATGTGTTTACTATTAGGATTTTCATTTTATGATGTTTTTTCCAGTAAAGATTCTAGATAGTTTATTTATAACTCTTATTGCAAATGGTTTTTTCTGAGATATAAAAAACTCTTTTATCATCTCAACAGCCGTATGATTTTCTTCTACTTTTGTGCTAAAATCAACTTGATTGTTCATAGATAAAGCGCTTGTAAAAGAACAATCTTCATCACAATTAACACCACTACCATCATGCCCTATATTTTTCACAAAAGTTTGAGAAGGATTTAAGCATAGCCCATTTTGTTTAAAAATAGTTGCATACCAAAATATCGCCCATGTATCTAGTTTACCATCTTGGTTAGATACTACTTGATCCCAAAAGTTTTTTATTCCCTCTAGGTTAAATCTAGTTATCTCATCTTGTGTAAATTTAGATATTGTTTTTTTTATATCTTTTTCAAAAAACTCCCATCTATTGACCCATGTAGCCCAGCCCCAACAGTTCATAACTCTCCATAAAAAAACATCTCCCAACCCATCAGCTTGGATAGGATAGTTCCATCCACTTACATGCCAAACTTTTTTTTCATTCATATAAAACTTCAAAGCCTCATTCATAAACTTTAAAAAGTATGGGCTTGTAACCAAATCATCTTCTAAAACTATGATTTTTCCATACTTATTTACTATCTTAGTTACACCATCTATAATATTTTCTGCCAATCCCCAGTTTTTTTCCCTCTCAATTATAGATACTTTTTTAAATCCATCTATAGTCTTTAGATACTCCCGCACCGCATCTACTTTTATAGTAACATCTTCATTTTTAGCAGCATCACTATAGATGAAAAGTTCACTCTCTTTTGCAAACTCATTTTTTTGCAGAGCCTCTACCATCTCCTTTGTATGCTCTTTTCTACTATAGACAAACAGAACTATAGGAGCTAAATCTATCTTTAAATCACTCTCTTGCATCATTTCTCTGCTCTTTTTATGAGATATTTAAATTTCAATACTACAAAGTTTCAAATCTTCATACTTCTAATGTTCTATTTTAACACTTTATAATTAAAAATAGAAGGTTATTATGATATTATGAAGTTCAATAATTGCTTGTTTTTATAAAGCAGTTGAGTATTATGAATAATTATTGAGTTGGATCCTGAATCAAAACAAGAGAATCGCTTTTTGCTATGCAAAAATGTTTCTTTAGAGTTCAGGATGACGGAGAATGTTCAGGATGACGGAGAATGTTCGGGATGACGCGTGTCCCGTCATTCCGTGCTTGACACGGAATCTAGTTTATAGACTAATCAGAGGGTTCAATTAATACCTTGAGGGTTTAAAAAATGAAAATACAAATTCTTAAATATTGGGACAGTATTCGTTCTAGTTTTTGGTTTATCCCAATTACTATGGCTATAGGGTCTATGGTATTGGCATTTGTAGCTCTCTCTATTGATATATCAATGACGGAGTGGTTGCGTAGTGCTTTTAACTGGAGATTTACCGGTAGTGTGGAGGGTTCTAGTGCTGTGCTTGGAACTATCGCTGGCTCAATGATTACTATCACCGGTGTAGTGTTTTCAATGACACTAGTCGCACTCTCTCTTGCTTCATCTCAGTTTGGTCCTCGTATGCTTCGTAACTTTATGCGAGACACTACAACGCAGGTGGTTCTTGGTACATTTATTGCCACTTTCATCTACTCTTTAATCGTTTTGCGTAATATACGACACACAGAAGAAACTATCGTTTTCACCCCACATTTTTCTGTTTCACTCGGTGTCACACTCGCGGTAGTAAGCTTAGGAGTGCTGATTTATTTTATCCATCATGTTTCTATTTCTGTTCAGGCTAACGAAATTGTGATGCGGGTAAGTAAAGAGTTACTTGAGGGCATTGAAAGCTTGTTTTTAGAAGAAAAAGAAGCCGAGCAAGACAGTACTGAGATGCCAAGAGGATCCTATGATAATGGCTTTTTAAAAGTGTTTGAGCGGGATGCTTATCCTGTTGATGCCACCCAAGATGGATATCTACAGTTTATTGATTATGATGCTTTGTTGACGTTGGCAAAGCAAGAAAATGTTGTCTTGGAGCTAAAGAGACGACCAGGACACTACGCTGTAGCTGGACGACCACTAGTGATGGTTTGGCCTGCTGAGCGAGTGGATGACCAACTTATAGTTCAACTTATTGCCGCATTTACTCTAGGCAATCAGCGAATCCCACGCCAAGATATAGAGTGTACAATAAACCAATTGGTAGAAATCGCGGTACGAGCTCTTTCTCCGGGGATAAACGACCCATTTACGGCGATGACATGTGTAGATAGACTAGGCTCTGCACTATCTCGTTTGAGCGAGCGTAAGATGCCATCACCCTATCGTTATGATGATGAGGGTGAACTTTGGTTGATTACACCTGTTGTAACTTTTTCAGCAATTACGGACGCAGCATTTGACCAAATCAGACAATATGCTCACTCAAGTGCTGCAGTAACTATTCGCTTGCTAGAGACGATTGCTGTAGTTGTAGAGTCTGCAAATCGCGCAGAAGATAGGGCTGCTCTTTTGCGTCATGCGGAGATGATTACGAAAGGAGCGCATAAAGGTTTGTTTGAAGCACAAGATCGCCAAGAGGTTGAGCAACGCTACGGAGTGATAATTCAGCTACTAAAGTGATCCTCTTTTGACATTTCAATGAGATTCCGTGTCAAGCACGGAATGACGATGAGAAACATCATCTTGAACATTCTCCGTCATCCTGAACATTCTCCGTCATCCTGAACTCTAAAGAAACATTTTTGCATAGTAAAAAGCGATTCTCTTGTTTTGATTCAGGATCTCTTTTGATAATTGCTCAGAGCATTCAAATATGAACAATATAAAAAACAAATTAAGTTTCTTCTTGTATAATCTGCGTATATGGTTACATAAGGATTGATAATGTTAAACTCTCTCTTCTTTCGTATGCGTTTAGTACACTACATAGGAATAATCTTACTTATAATAAATGGAACATTGTTTACAGACAACATAATCGGACAGATCATTCAGTATGTCATAGCACTTGTTATACTTGTGCATGATTTGGATGAGAAATACAACGGTGTTGATATGACAAAGTCTCTTATAGATCAGCTTGAAAATCTTGAACATGGAGAGAGGATTGTTTTAAAAAACAGCTATAACTCAGAACTAAGTAAAGCTGCAGCAAATATGAACAGATTTCAGACAATATTTCTACAAGCTCAAGACACAAATGAAAAATCACATACGATAGAACATCTTGTAAAGAAGATAAATAGTGATTATGAAAACACAAATGAAAGTATGATCAACGAGAGAGAGCTTCTTGCCAAGGTAGTATCCATAGGCGAAAAATTGAAGATGGTTTTGAGTAATGATTTAGTCGATGCTTCAAGTTCAAAAGAAAATATAATTGAAGTTAGCAAAAATTTAAATAGCATTAAAAATGAGATCTCAAGCATAGTGGAACAGCTTCAAGAAGCTTCAAGTACACAAAATATATTGGCTAATAATCTAAGTAGAGTTTCAGAAGATGCAAGCCAAGTTAAAGAGGTTATTTTAGTAATTGCGGACATCGCAGATCAGACGAACCTTTTAGCCCTTAACGCTGCTATTGAAGCAGCTCGTGCAGGTGAGCATGGACGCGGATTCGCCGTAGTGGCTGATGAAGTTAGAAAATTAGCCGAGAGAACACAAAAATCACTTACTGAGATAAATGCGACTATTAATGTAGTAAGCCAATCCATAAGTGATACAAGCCAGCAGATGAACATGAGTAGCCAAACAGTAGAATCATTAGCAGAACTCTCTACTGATGCATCAAAACGCATGCAGGGCATTAGCAACGCCATTGGCAATGGAGTCACTTTAGCAGAGGCAACGGTAGATAGCTATACCCAAAACGCTAAAACTACTGAAGAGATTATAGAAAATATTACAAAAATCGATGAACTTTCAAAAAGAAGCAATGAGAGTGTTAAGGTGATAAAAGAGAGCGTTGAAGAGCTTAGTCAGGTGATTTGAATGCTATGAATTTTTGTAAAAGAGTGCCTACACTTTTTTCTTATTAAATCAAAGGAATTAAAATGGGAAGTAATACTAATGCTTTTGGACTTTGGAGTGCTGTTTTATTGGGCATTGGTTCTATGGTCGGAGCAGGTATTTTTGTCCTTTTGGGCGAGGCGGGAGCAATAGCTGGGAACCTTGTATATATCTCATTTGTATTTGGCGGGATTATTGCACTGCTGAGTGGCTACTCTTTAGCAAAACTGGCAACTGCCTATCCCAGCCGCGGAGGGGTAGTTGAATATCTGGTTCAGTGTTACGGAGAGGGAATCTTTTCTGGTTCTGTCTCTATTTTGTTCTACCTCTCAGCTATGGTTGCCATAGCTATGGTTGCAAAAACATTTGGTACTTATGCTTCAATGATGATTATTGATTCTGATGCTACAATGTGGTCAAACGTCTTTAGCATAGGAATACTTCTGGCATTTATGCTCATCAATCTTGCAGGAAGTTCACTAATAGTAAGAAGTGAAAATGCAATTGTTATTATAAAACTTTCAATTATTGTTATATTTACGATAGTTGTCTTTTTTTATATCGATCCTGAACTTCTATCATTAAAAAATTCACCGCCTGTTATGAATGTCTTTTCATCCATAGCACTTACTTTTTTTGCTTATGAAGGTTTCCGTGTCATTACAAATACAGCTGAAGATATGGACAATCCGGGTGAGACAATACTAAAAGCAATGTTCATTGCTATTGGTCTTGTCATGATTCTTTATGTAGCTGTTGCTTTGGCTGTGTTTGGCAATTTGACTTTACCCAAGATCATTACAGCTCAAGACTATGCTTTGGCCGAAGCTGCGAAACCTGCCTTGGGGCAGACAGGATTTACTATTATGGCTGTTGCTGCACTTATCTCAACAGCATCATCTATTAATGCAAACCTCTATGCCGTAACCAATGTGACTTATCAAATGGCAAAAAACGGTGAACTGCCGAAAGTATATGAAAGAAATGTATGGCACAGCAGTGAGGGGTTGATCATTAGTACACTTATACTTGTTGTATTTGTATTGTTTTTCAATTTGAATGAGATAGCAGCTATTGGGTCTATTTCTCTTTTGTTTATACATGCCTTAGTCCATATCGGACATTTACTTAAAATAAAGGAGACTAAAGCTTCAAAAATGTTTGTTGTTTTTGCTATACTGACGATTGCTATGGCTATAGTTTTGGCTCTTGGTTACACAAGCAGGCATATCCCCAATGTAGGATATTTTATTACGATAGGATTTGTACTCGCCTTTATCATAGAGATAGGTCTTAGACTTATTACAAAAAGAGCTGTAAGCAAACAGACACCTACATAAAAAAAAGTTCCTGACACCCCTATTTTTCTTTTTCTGTTAGAAGTAGTCTGCTATCTTCCAGTGGTTCTTATATGCTATAAATGCTAATAATCCTGCTAGTATGAATCCAACAGTATATATTAAAATGCCAATGCTACTCATTTCTTAAATCCTTAATCAGTAATTCTAATTTATTCAATTTCAAATATGCCAACACAATTCCAAATGATAAAAAAAGGAAAGGCACAAATAATAATAAGCTAACAATAAAGGCTCTATCGAATATAGATAAACCAAAGCCACCAATAGCACCACTTACAGCCATTAATGTAAATAACTTCTTATATACTATATCAGCCTCTTTAGCAATTATATCGGCTTTATCTTTTCTCTCCTGTAATATCATGTAGAGATTATACCAAAATAGGAAAAATAATAGAAAGAAGAAATTTATTTCAAGATAACTTGCATTAGGTTAACCAAAAAAAGAGTAATAGTAAGGAAAATAAGGATTTGAGAGCATCAAGCAAGCTAAGGTAAAACTAAGTTTTATTCCCATAATGGCATAATGGTGCCTGACACCCCTTTCCTAAAAAATATCAGCTATCTTCCAATGTTTTTTATATGCTATATAAGCAACTATAGGTGCAATTAAAAGTGCAAGTGGGAAAAGAAATTGTAAATCATTCATTATATAAGTCCTTTAATTTTTTTTGTAGATCTCCAAGTTTTATTAAATTGGTAGATATACCTAAAACAGCTATAAAGAAAGCTATTGACGATAAAATTGTAACAATTGGATTATCAACTGCTTCACTCATCCCATAAACCCATGTACCTCCAGCTATTGCTAAAAATGCTATAAGCTTCTTGTTTGCAATATCAGCTTTTTTGTTTATGATATCCATTTTATCTTTTATCTCCATGTCAGAATTATATCATTTTTTTGTAACTTGTTAGTTTTTTATAAAAGAGTGACACCCTCCCACTTCCAAAGCTTTCACCTACTTTTTTATCTCACCACTTATAATCATTTTTATCTTTTTTACAAAGTCTTCTAGTTCGTCTTCTCTAATACGAAGTAGTGCATCGAAGTCTAGTTGGGCTATGTGGTTTACTACTTGGTTATAAAACTCTTTATCGCTTAGTAGTCTTGTGGCGATTGCTATGTACTCTTCTTGTGACGAAGCAATAAGTTCATCTAACCCTAGTCTTCTCATCACTGCACTTGCTAGTCGGTTGTAGGCTTTTGTACCTTCGTATGTAACAACAGGTTTTCCAACATGCAGAGCATCCATTATTGAATTGAATCCACCAAATGGATATGAGTCAAGACATATGGTTGAAGAGTTTAGTTTATCCATGTAGTCATTATTAGGCATGGGTCTATTAACTTCAGTTTCTTCCCCTAGCTTTGTTTTTAAAAATCTTGATGTAGTTAAAAATGATTGGTTTCTTATAATAGCACTTCCTGGTACAAACATAAACTTAGGATTTATTCCGCTAACTTCATTACTTTGCGTATTTATAGCTTCTAGTGCATCTAGTATTTGACTATTTATCTTATAGAAACTACCTAAAAATACTATCTTTTTTTCATCAAAAGTATTTACACTGCTTGGTATGTAGTTATTTTTTATAGGGATAGCTCCTATGCCTTTTATCAGTACAAGCTTTTCATCATAGTTTTCTTCTGCTAAGTCGGCTCTCTCTGTATCTTCGCCACCTATAAAGAAGTCTATTGTAGAACCAAAGGTGCTTACAGGGTGTCCATACATTGTAGCTTGTAGCGGAGCAATTCTTACATTTGAGAGGAATCGGCTCTCTGTATCCATCCCTATATCTGCATATAGAACTAAAGAGTAATCATTAACCGATATCTCTGAAACATTTATAGTTCCAGTTTGTTTTTCTCTTTTAATAAGAATGATTTTTTTAAATATTGACTCATCAATATCTTTAGCGTTGTCATCGCCTAAAGCGAGAAGTGTTAACTCAAAATGCTTTGAAAGTGCCTCAATATATGGAAAAAGTGATCTATACACGGCACTGCTTGATTTCCATCTTGAAGAAACTATTGCAATTTGAGGTTTTTTCTTCTTAGGTTTGTTTTTGATATCTATACCTATTAGACTCTGCATTGAAGAGTTAAAACTTCGTTTATAGTTTCTATCTAAAATATTATCGATATAGGTACAATTAAAATATCCCGTACTACTAGTTAGAGTGATGTTTATTTTTTTAGGTACATGAAGCAGATGCTTACTCATTTTAGTTTGCAACTCTCTTGTTATGGGATGGTTATCATTCATAAACACTCCATACCAGTTACTAACTATATTTTCTAAAGACTCTTGTTTGTAAAGCTCTTTGTATAGAACTTCTACACTACACTTTGCATTGTAAAGCACTAACAATTTAACGAGACTGTTTGGTGCTTCTTTTAATATTTTCACAAAACAATCAGTAGAACCAAAAGAAGATATTTCAAAAATATTTGCAATAGTCCTGTTTACCAACATGAGTCTAGAGATTAAGCCTTCATCTTCTATAGTGTAGCTCTCTTGCGTTAAGTAAAAGCCAATATTTTTGCATAAAGTGTTGATAAATATATATGTTTGCTTATCTATTTGTAAAAAACAGTTTTTACTATCACTTAAGGCAGAGAGGATTTCAATCATTTTTACTGTAAGTTCATCATAGTTGTTATTTAGATAAAGTTTCATCCACTCTCTATTGTCAATCCTACACTCTTGTAAAGTCAACTCTCTGATATCATATTTCTTACTCATACTTAAACTTCTTTTACTCTTGCATTTTCTACTACTAGTATCTTTTCGTAAGAGATGCCTCTTCTTTGTATCTCTGCTGCTATATCTTTTGCTCTCCAGTTTGTAGTTATGAGTATGATGTCACAAGGCTTATCTACAAGGGTAGATGAGTGAGTTATAAGCTGACCTGTTCCTGGTACATAGCGACCACACTTTCTCTCATCAGAGTCTACTACTATAGGATACTTATCACAGCTAAGCTCAAAGCTGTTTATAAAACTAGCACCCTTTCCAGTTGCTCCCCAAAGAGCTATAGTTTTTTTATTATCAACAAGTGCTTGTAGTGTTGTATGTACATTTTGTTTTTGAGAGAGGAGTGAATTATAGATGTGTTTGGCACTTTTATGTATAGCAATGTTTTTAGAGACTTGTGCGGCTGTTACGACTACTTCCTCTTGGTACATTGCACTAAACTCTAGTATATCAAATCCACTAAGTTCAAAAAGAGATCTAAAGCTTAGAGCTGTAAAATTGCTTACATGTTCATACAAGTAATCTGCCACTCGAAACTGATTTAGTGCGTTTTGAATATTGGGGACTTCTGCTATAAAAATAGGAGTAATTTCACAAAGTGAAGCGTGATAAGATATATGCTCTACAAACTCTTTTGGATGTGAGAGATGTTCTATAACATGGCGACAAATTATAATATCAGGCTTATAGTGCTTCATATCACGCTCTGCTAAAAAGTAGTCTTTTTTTATTTCAAGACCTTTGTCTTTTGCTGTTTGTGCTTCTATACCTGGCTCAAACCCGATATATCTAGCATCTGGCTCTATTGTCTTTAGTGCTTCTAAAAAACCTCCATCACCACAGCCAATATCTACTATACATTTGCCTTTGAGTCCATAACTAGAAGCAAGCTTAGCTACATCTAAGATATGCAACTGCCAATCATTGCCAGAGTTGTACATAAGGTTTGAATCTTCTTCATAAGGTATCTTATAGTAGTCAAAGGCTATGTTGTAGACATGGCTACAAGAGAGACAGATGTGAAAGTCAAGTTCGTATGTTGGTGCCTCAAGAGCTTTTTCTTTGCTTTTTGGTAGGTTTAGTGCCGCTAAGGGCTGCTTTGCTGGCGCATAGAGTCGCTCTAGCAAAGAGCTACCGCATACTCTACAATGATGTTTTGTCAAATAAATTTCCTTTTAATTAACATAGCTATTGAACTGTCTGTTTGGTTTGATAACTATAATAATTTTAAATAAAATAATAAATTTTTGAAACGATGCTTTAACTTCGTCTGTTTTGGTTGTGCGAGGTTAAAATCTCGATTTAGATGTTTAGTCTCAAAAATAAGAAATTTGGTAAAAAAAAGCCCCGCTAACTCTTAAGAGAAAGCGAGGCTGAAAGCTTTTGGGCTTTTGTCTACATTACGCCTCAGTAGAGGTGCAACGAGAAGTAATTGGATTAAGCGATGTCTGCAGTTGTAATTACTCCACCATCATTAATCATACCGATAAGTTCGATATTGTCAGCTTGAACACCATCAGCATCACCTGTTACTAAGTAAGCGTATGATTCATAAACTACAGTACCTGTACCGTAAGCAGTTCCAACATATGTAGTAGAAGACTCATCATTGATAACTACAACATATTTTTCGCCGTCTTGTGCACCAAGGCCTGCATCTATAAATGCTGCTACTTCGTCATTAATTGTATCTTGAGTGTAGCCATTTTTTGTATCTACTACGAATGTAGTAATTTTTGCTGAACCAGTTCCATCACTACTATCTGCAAATACATATACACCTTTATCAGTTGCATCAGCTACTTTTGCAGCATTTGCAGCAAGACCAACTTTTGCAGCAGTAGAGTCTATACCTGTTAGGTTGTTAAAGTTAACAAGCTCTTCACCTGTACCTGTTGCAAGCTCAACATAATCAACTCCGCCGTTGTTTGAAAAGTTGAAGATAGCTCTATCATCAACTGCATCATTACCCGTCAATAGAACGAAATCATCAAATGAACCACCTGTTACAGTTATATCTGTAGAATCATCGCTGTTATCAGTTACATCAAATGTTACTGTTTGGCTATCTCCTAGTTGAACAATATCAGTTAATTTGTTCTCTGTTACTATATCACTACCACCATTTTCAAGTTTGAATGAAGCTCCAAGAGTACCATCTCCGATTGTGTATTGACCAGCTGTTGAAGTAACATTGTTAAGATTTACATTTAAGTCATCAGTTATAGCACCAGCTACAACAATTTTATCAGAACCTACTGTGAAGTCTTTAACAGTTGCCAATGAGCTAGCACCAGCTTGAATATTTACAGTGTCTTCACCAGCACCTGTTGTGACAGTTGCTGATTCATTAGCTAGTATGATAACTGAGTCATCTAAGTCACCTAGTTTGTTTGTAGAAGTATCAAGTAATGCTACATCTTTTAATCTCAATGAGCTTGAAAAATCTGTAGCAGTTAATGCAGAACCACCATTTTTAAGTGTAATGCCATACTCATTTGCTTCAACTGTACCGACTGTAGCTGCATCTGCGAAAATATAAGCACCCGCTGTTGGAGCATCTACATCTGTAACATCAAACGCAACAGTTAATGCCGCTGTAGGTGCAGTAAGTTCAATAATATCTGTACCCATTACAAAGTCTTTTACTACAACGCCTGTAAGATTGTCATCAAGCTTAATAACATCCGCGCCAGCACCTAGAGTTACAGTATCGTTTCCTGCAACAGTTATAGTGTCATCACCAGCACCTAAGTCGATTGTAGCAGCGTTAACAGATGAAGTTACAGTATCGTCACCGTTACCTGCAGTCACCTCTGTTCCAGCTTTTGCAGCAGTAATGTCGATAGTGTCATCGCCGTCACCTGCTTGAACATCATAGATTTGAGTTAAAGCTGTAGTAATAGTGTCATTACCTTTACCACCAACGATAGTGATGTCGTCATGTGCACCAGCGATAGCACCGATTGTTAAATCACCAGTTAAGTTTGTAGCAGCGATTACTTGATCTGCTGCAGCTACTGTGATTGTAGTAAATTCGATATCTTCACTACCTTGAACAACCATAACATCTGTAGTTGCATCAAAAGTCACATCATTAACTGACATTGTAGTCTCATCAAAACCATTTTCATCTAAGTCTAGGTCAATTGCTTCATCTGGAGTAGCTTCAACGATGATAGTACCTACTGTTGCGTCTGCAATGATAGAGTTTGCTGTTTGAGCTTCAGAGATATTTAATACTAATGTACCTTGAGTGAATGCAG
Proteins encoded in this window:
- a CDS encoding DUF2254 domain-containing protein; its protein translation is MKIQILKYWDSIRSSFWFIPITMAIGSMVLAFVALSIDISMTEWLRSAFNWRFTGSVEGSSAVLGTIAGSMITITGVVFSMTLVALSLASSQFGPRMLRNFMRDTTTQVVLGTFIATFIYSLIVLRNIRHTEETIVFTPHFSVSLGVTLAVVSLGVLIYFIHHVSISVQANEIVMRVSKELLEGIESLFLEEKEAEQDSTEMPRGSYDNGFLKVFERDAYPVDATQDGYLQFIDYDALLTLAKQENVVLELKRRPGHYAVAGRPLVMVWPAERVDDQLIVQLIAAFTLGNQRIPRQDIECTINQLVEIAVRALSPGINDPFTAMTCVDRLGSALSRLSERKMPSPYRYDDEGELWLITPVVTFSAITDAAFDQIRQYAHSSAAVTIRLLETIAVVVESANRAEDRAALLRHAEMITKGAHKGLFEAQDRQEVEQRYGVIIQLLK
- a CDS encoding APC family permease; its protein translation is MGSNTNAFGLWSAVLLGIGSMVGAGIFVLLGEAGAIAGNLVYISFVFGGIIALLSGYSLAKLATAYPSRGGVVEYLVQCYGEGIFSGSVSILFYLSAMVAIAMVAKTFGTYASMMIIDSDATMWSNVFSIGILLAFMLINLAGSSLIVRSENAIVIIKLSIIVIFTIVVFFYIDPELLSLKNSPPVMNVFSSIALTFFAYEGFRVITNTAEDMDNPGETILKAMFIAIGLVMILYVAVALAVFGNLTLPKIITAQDYALAEAAKPALGQTGFTIMAVAALISTASSINANLYAVTNVTYQMAKNGELPKVYERNVWHSSEGLIISTLILVVFVLFFNLNEIAAIGSISLLFIHALVHIGHLLKIKETKASKMFVVFAILTIAMAIVLALGYTSRHIPNVGYFITIGFVLAFIIEIGLRLITKRAVSKQTPT
- a CDS encoding glycosyltransferase family 4 protein, producing MKILIVNTSDTQGGAARAAYRLHTALLAQDVDTQMLVLNKSSDDYRVIAQQRKITKYFNRLRPLIDSLAVRFYKERSKALFSPSWFGFSNIVDKINEINPDIVHLHWICGGMIRVQDLARIKAPIVWSLHDNWAFTGGCHIMWECQKYKDECGACPRLRSNKENDLSKRVFKKKQKAFGLKKDMTIVGLSRWLNDCSKSSTLLKEKKHVDLPNPIDTKTFKPFNKEKARELWNLPQDKKLVLFGANSATNDINKGFKELKDALKMLKDRDIEFVIFGSSKPKSAPDFGFKTHYLGHLHDDVSLVTLYSAVDVMVVPSLQEAFGQTASEAMACKTPVVAFGHSGLLDIVDHKQNGYLAKPFESEDLACGIEWVLNTSNYDKLCTDAREKVLREFDSVVVAGKYIKLYKEILR
- a CDS encoding glycosyltransferase family 2 protein, producing MNILKRPLVSIITVVYNGEEHLEETILSIINQTYEHVEYIIIDGGSTDGTLKIIKKYEDAIDYWVSKKDSGIYDAMNKGIERASGEWINFINAGDRLIFLDLHSLNSLDTTNSCYYYNEEQQKIKRDPFTKIYLTHNTPCHQSIFYKRDELIPFDISYPIVADFEQMTKMCTRNLQPVYSEHLVYFAKAGFSYESNQDRSWEKLFSRNKIILKNMNIVFFIISLLHSVRIFLKR
- a CDS encoding glycosyltransferase, yielding MMQESDLKIDLAPIVLFVYSRKEHTKEMVEALQKNEFAKESELFIYSDAAKNEDVTIKVDAVREYLKTIDGFKKVSIIEREKNWGLAENIIDGVTKIVNKYGKIIVLEDDLVTSPYFLKFMNEALKFYMNEKKVWHVSGWNYPIQADGLGDVFLWRVMNCWGWATWVNRWEFFEKDIKKTISKFTQDEITRFNLEGIKNFWDQVVSNQDGKLDTWAIFWYATIFKQNGLCLNPSQTFVKNIGHDGSGVNCDEDCSFTSALSMNNQVDFSTKVEENHTAVEMIKEFFISQKKPFAIRVINKLSRIFTGKNIIK
- a CDS encoding class I SAM-dependent methyltransferase, which codes for MTKHHCRVCGSSLLERLYAPAKQPLAALNLPKSKEKALEAPTYELDFHICLSCSHVYNIAFDYYKIPYEEDSNLMYNSGNDWQLHILDVAKLASSYGLKGKCIVDIGCGDGGFLEALKTIEPDARYIGFEPGIEAQTAKDKGLEIKKDYFLAERDMKHYKPDIIICRHVIEHLSHPKEFVEHISYHASLCEITPIFIAEVPNIQNALNQFRVADYLYEHVSNFTALSFRSLFELSGFDILEFSAMYQEEVVVTAAQVSKNIAIHKSAKHIYNSLLSQKQNVHTTLQALVDNKKTIALWGATGKGASFINSFELSCDKYPIVVDSDERKCGRYVPGTGQLITHSSTLVDKPCDIILITTNWRAKDIAAEIQRRGISYEKILVVENARVKEV